From a region of the Entelurus aequoreus isolate RoL-2023_Sb linkage group LG27, RoL_Eaeq_v1.1, whole genome shotgun sequence genome:
- the jade3 gene encoding protein Jade-3: protein MKRLRTPSSSDTSDNESPSTSFCSSNKYGSKPGTPAPDLKKPAEVFRKDLISAMKLPDSHHVPPEDYYLLADSWKQEWEKGVQVLASPDTIPQASVRIMAEKSKEVLYSHQKKYIQCSGQETVEPGYVNIKELAEAMCRYDLDDVDLYWLRALNAELLRMGEEPIDELMMERTMEALEGRCHDSMKHAIQTVEGLGIEYDEDVVCDVCRSPDSEEGNDMVFCDKCNICVHQACYGIVKVPVGNWLCRTCVLAIDPQCLLCPKKGGAMKATRAGTKWAHVSCALWIPEVSIACPERMEPITKVSHIPPSRWSLICSVCKVKTGACIQCSVKNCTTPFHVTCAFEHSLEMKTILDEGDEVKFKSYCLKHSKPKAGEPGLGLSPARPKAPCDSAKVGQRAQRLQELEEKFYALVQPDEVSRAVALSQRLVDFIYQYWKMKRKSNFNRALLAPKEDEENLVLQPHQDSIHTRMRMFMHLRQDLERVRNLCYMVSRREKLKLLQSKAQEQMFNLHVTLMSHDLSAGLAACVPVESLLFRPPPRITLKLKMPKSSALPASKSANGPLCPDNSGNVAERPSEGLGQGKPQLHGHAHREERANGRLAGSASGVKPTGKPLTLHAALHGHSSNGRSEQERANANGVSEKAVAQKDSSCQTPAEPGAPKQTLDKGAFGKSAMEHFGRSFKEATMNLVRTTEDLRASDKLSRKERLWPKAVSEHQANNTRLCHDSDGYCPDLELSDSEPEAKGRHRRQAGQPPPPPPDTARRRGGGQKGAGRGKQTLGRVQR from the exons GTCCCTCAACGTCCTTCTGCTCGTCCAACAAGTATGGCAGCAAACCCGGCACGCCCGCCCCGGACCTCAAGAAGCCGGCTGAA GTGTTCCGAAAAGACCTGATCAGCGCCATGAAGCTGCCGGACTCCCACCACGTGCCGCCGGAGGACTACTACCTGCTGGCCGACTCctggaagcaggagtgggagaAAGGGGTCCAGGTCCTGGCGAGTCCGGACACCATCCCGCAGGCGTCGGTCAG GATCATGGCGGAGAAGTCCAAAGAGGTTCTCTACAGCCACCAGAAGAAGTACATCCAGTGCTCCGGCCAGGAGACGGTGGAGCCGGGCTACGTCAACATCAAGGAGCTGGCGGAGGCCATGTGCCGCTACGACCTGGACGACGTGGACCTGTACTGGCTGCGGGCCCTCAACGCGGAGCTGCTCCGCATGG GGGAGGAGCCTATCGACGAGCTGATGATGGAGCGCACCATGGAGGCGCTGGAGGGCCGCTGCCACGACAGCATGAAGCACGCCATCCAAACGGTAGAAGGGCTGGGCATCGAGTACGACGAGGACGTGGTGTGCGACGTGTGCCGCTCGCCCGACAGCGAGGAAGGCAACGACATGGTGTTCTGCGACAAGTGCAACATCTGCGTGCACCAG GCCTGCTACGGCATCGTCAAGGTCCCCGTGGGGAACTGGCTGTGCCGCACCTGCGTCCTCGCCATCGACCCGCAGTGTCTCCTGTGTCCCAAGAAGGGCGGCGCCATGAAGGCCACGCGGGCGGGCACCAAGTGGGCCCACGTCAGCTGCGCCCTGTGGATCCCAGAG GTCAGCATCGCCTGTCCTGAGAGGATGGAGCCCATCACCAAGGTGTCCCACATCCCACCCAGCCGCTGGTCGCTCATCTGCAGCGTGTGCAAGGTCAAGACGGGCGCCTGCATCCAG TGCTCGGTGAAGAACTGCACCACCCCGTTCCACGTGACCTGCGCCTTCGAGCACAGCCTGGAGATGAAGACCATCCTGGACGAGGGCGACGAGGTCAAGTTCAAGTCCTACTGCCTCAAGCACAGCAAGCCCAAGGCGGGCGAGCCGGGTCTGGGTCTGAGCCCGGCGCGGCCCAAGGCGCCCTGCGACTCTGCCAAGGTGGGCCAGCGGGCTCAGCGGCTGCAGGAGCTGGAGGAGAAGTTCTACGCCCTGGTGCAGCCCGACGAGGTGTCTCGGGCCGTGGCGCTCTCACAGCGTCTGGTGGACTTCATCTACCAGTACTGGAAGATGAAGCGCAAGAGCAACTTCAACCGAGCCCTGCTGGCACCCAAAGAGGACGAGGAGAACCTGGTCCTGCAGCCCCACCAGGACAGCATCCACACCCGCATGCGCATGTTCATGCACCTGCGCCAGGACCTGGAGAGG GTGAGGAACCTGTGCTACATGGTGAGTCGCCGAGAGAAGCTGAAGCTGCTGCAGAGTAAAGCCCAGGAGCAGATGTTCAACCTGCACGTCACCCTCATGAGCCACGACCTCTCTGCAG GCCTGGCCGCGTGCGTCCCAGTGGAGAGTCTCCTGTTCCGGCCTCCTCCCAGGATCACCTTGAAGCTAAAGATGCCCAAGTCCTCGGCTTTGCCCGCCTCCAAGTCCGCCAACGGGCCTCTGTGCCCGGACAACAGCGGGAACGTCGCGGAGCGCCCCAGCGAGGGCTTGGGCCAGGGCAAGCCGCAGCTGCACGGACACGCCCACAGGGAGGAGCGGGCCAACGGGCGCCTGGCGGGCTCGGCGTCGGGCGTCAAGCCGACGGGAAAACCGCTGACGCTGCACGCCGCGCTCCACGGCCACTCGTCCAACGGCAGATCTGAACAGGAGCGAGCCAACGCCAATGGCGTCTCGGAGAAGGCGGTGGCCCAGAAGGACAGCTCGTGTCAGACCCCCGCTGAGCCGGGCGCTCCCAAGCAGACTTTGGACAAGGGCGCTTTCGGCAAGTCTGCCATGGAGCACTTCGGCAGGTCCTTCAAGGAGGCCACCATGAACTTGGTCCGCACCACGGAGGACCTGCGGGCCTCGGACAAGCTGAGCCGGAAGGAGAGACTTTGGCCCAAGGCCGTGTCGGAACACCAGGCCAACAACACCCGCCTGTGCCACGACAGCGACGGCTACTGCCCAGACCTGGAGCTCAGCGACTCCGAGCCCGAGGCCAAGGGCAGGCACCGGCGCCAGGCCGGCCAGCCGCCGCCACCACCACCGGACACGGCGAGGAGGAGAGGGGGCGGCCAGAAGGGCGCCGGGCGCGGCAAGCAGACGCTTGGCCGCGTGCAGAGGTGA